GCTTAATGCTGCACATCAGCGTCGGCACCCTTCCGCACGAGCAGGTGCTGCGGGCGATCGAGCTGCTCGGCACCCAGGTCGCACCGCTGGTGCGGGCCGAGTTGGGTGCTTGAGGACGAGGTTGTCCTCCCGGTGCCCACCCGGGCACCGGGGGTCTCCCCGCAAGGGGCGGGTGCGCGTCCCTCATTTGCCAGCTGCCCACCCGCATTGCTAAATTGCCCAACATCATGGGCATCTTCTCGACTCGCGCGCTGACCTTCGTGTCGGCTGCCGTCGTCGTGCCCGTTCGCCCGGTGGTCGGCGCTCATGCCCATCATCGGCATGCCCATCACGGCGTCCATATCTCGCCGGTGGGTGCTGGCTCCCGCTGAACCAGGTCTGACGGCCTGAAACGGGTGAGTCCACACCGATCGGCGCCCTGCCCCGCTCCTGTCACTCCACTCTCGTGGCCCCAACGCGCCTTTCGCGTGCCTGAGACCGGTGTGCCCGGACGCGTCCACTCTCCCGGCCGTGAAAAGGCTTGTTGGTGGGCACATTGATGCCAGAACTGCGCAGAATCAGGAAGGTGCCCACGTGGGAACCCGGGAAGACGTTTACCAGCTGCTCGAAGAGAAGATGCTGAAGTACACCGACTACGCCGAGGTTCCGGTGATCGAGGTGGACGAGGTCGTCCTCTTCGAGGCGGTCCCGCAGCAGGGTGTGCTGCGGGTGGAGCACATCGACGCGGAGATGAGTGAACTCACCGGCCGGGTCATCTACGTGCGCCGTCCGGTGGTCGACATGCTCTACGCGGCCGGCCAGGAACTGAAGAGCCTCGACCGCTCGCTGACGCTCCGGGTGGTCTACGGATTCCGTGCCCTGGAGGTCCAGACCCGTCTGTTCGACGAGGCCAAAGAGTCTCTGCGGCAGCAATATCCGGACGAGAACGAACTGATCGAGGCGGCCCACCGGCACGTCGCGGTGCCGTCGGTGGCGGGCTATCCGACGGGCGGCGCGGTGGCCGTCGAACTGCTGCGTGACGGGGATCCGGTCGACATGGGCACCCCGGTGATGGAGGCCGACCGCGACGCCTTCACCTTCTCGCCGTTCGTCTCCCGCGAGGCCTGGGAGTACCGGCAGCTGTTGCGCCGGGCGATGATGGCGGCCGGCTTCGCGCCCTTCGACGGCGAGTGGTGGCACTTTTCGTACGGCGACAAGGAATGGGCGCGCTACTACCGCCGGCCCGGGGCGCTGTACGACCAGGTCTCGTTCGCGGACGCGCAGAAGGTCGACCCCGACGCCGACCTGGCTCTCTGATGTGCCCTCGGGTGGGCCCTGAAAGCTCCTACGGGTGCGTCGAAAGCGTGATCCGGACCGGCCGTGGGCCGTCTGGGAAGGCCGTGGTTCATACCCCGGCCGATGCTCTGCTAATCTACTCGGCGAGCCGGGATAGCTCAGTGGTAGAGCACCTGATTGTGGATCAGGAGGCGGGGGTTCGATACCCCCTCCCGGTACAAGTAGATCGTTCGTCGATCTCTTCGTGCGCCGGGCTACCTCCCCAGCTCATGAGGAAGAAGGCACAACGATGACCGGCCTGGTCCGTCCGCAGAATCTCCGTGGATTCCGTGACCTGCTGCCCGAGGAGATGCTTCTCCGCAACGAGGTCGTGGCCCGCATCACCCGGGTGTATCAGTCCTACGGTTTCGTACCGCTGGACACCCCGGTGCTGGAGAGCCTGCCCACGCTGCTCGGCAGCGGTGGCGAAGAGGCCGACAAGCAGATCTTCGTCGTTCGGGAGAACACGAAACCCGTTGTCGCCGAGGGCGAAGCCGCCTCCGTCGAGGTGGGTATGCGGTTCGACCTGACCGTGCCGTTCGCCCGCGTCATCGCCCAGTACGCGCCGCAGCAGATCAAGCTGCCGTTCCGCCGCTACCACGTGGGCCCGGTCTTCCGCGCCGACGACCCGCAGCCCGAGCAGGGCCGGTTCCGGCAGTTCACGCAGCTCGACGCCGACATCGCCGGCAGCTCCACGGTGGCCGCCGACGCCGAGATCGTCGCGGTGATGAGCGCGGCCTTCGACTCCCTGGGGCTGGAGGCGTCCACCGGCTACGTCGTGCGGGTGAACAACCGCAAATTGGTGGACGCGTTCCTCGCCGGTGTGGGCATCGAGGACTTCGAGACGGCCCGGCACGTGCTGCGCGTGCTCGACAAGGCCGACAAGATCACCCCCGAGGCGCTGCGCGCCGAACTGGGGGAGGGGCGCTTCGACGTCTCGGGCGACCGGATCCGTGGTGTCGGCCTGGCCGCCGAGGAGATCGACGCGCTGCTGGTCTTCGTGAGCGTCGGCAAGGACACCCGCGTCGAGACGCTCGACGCGCTCGAGGCCCTGCTGCCGTCCACGGACCAGGCGCAGGCCGCCGTGGCTGAGGTGCGCGAGTTCCTGTCCCACCTGGACGCGCTCGGGGTGAGCGAGGCGAGCGTGCAGCTCGACCCGAGCCTGGCCCGCGGTCTGGCCTACTACACCGGCACGGTCTACGAGGCCACGCTGGTCGGCGCGGGGGTCGGCTCGGTCGGCGGTGGTGGCCGCTACGACGGGCTGGTCAGCCGCTTCAGCGACGACCCGGTCGCCGCGGTGGGTGTCTCCATCGGCATCGACCGGCTGGTGACCGGCCTGGCCAACCTGGGTGTGGAGTTCGGCACGGCCCGCACCACGGCCGACGTGGTGGTGCTGGTGATGCCCAAGGTCGAACCGGCCGAGGCCACCCGGGTGGCGGCGGAACTGCGTGCGGCCGGTGTGAACACCGAGCTGTACGTCGGTGAGTCGGTGGGCAAGGTGGGCAAGCAGCTGGCCTACGCCAACGCCCAGGGCTTCAGGGCGGCCGTGATGATCGGTGGCAACGAGGTCAAGGACGGCACCGTCACCGTGAAGAACCTGCAGGCCGGGGCTGAGTCCCGGGCCGCCATCGCGGACAACAGCGAATACCGTGCGGCCAAGTCGGCCGGGCAGATGACCGTTCCGCGGGGCGAGCTGATCAGCGTCGTCCGGGACATCCTGGGCGACACCTCGGAGGAGAACTCATGAGCGACCGGCAGATCACCCTCGGCATCCCCAAGGGCAGCCTCCAGCAGAGCACCCTGGGCATCTTCGAGCGGGTCGGGCTGCAGTTCACCGGCGGCTCGCGCACGCTGTGGCTGAGCTCGAACGACCCGGAGATCGTGCCGGTCCTGCTGAAGCCGCAGGAGATCCCCATCTACGTGAAGTCCGGCCGCCTGGACGCCGGGCTCTCGGGCCGTGACTGGATCGTCGAGCAGGACGTGCTCCAGGACATCGCGGTGAAAGCGGAACTGCCCTTCTCCCGCCAGACCTCGCGCCCGATCCGCTGGGTGCTCGCGGTGCCGCAGTCGTCGTCCATCAAGACCGTGGAAGACCTGCGCGCCGAGTGCGACCGCCGCCGCCTGGCCGGCGACCCGTTCGTCATCTCCACCGAGCTCACCCGGATCTCCCGGATGTGGCTGGCCCGGCAGGGTGTCGACGCGCACGTGGAGTTCTCCTGGGGCGCCACCGAGGCCAAGGCTGAATACTTCGCCGACGCCATCATCGAGGGCGTGGAGACCGGTAATTCGCTGCGGGCCAACCACCTTCGTGAGGTCGCGGAGGTGTTCAGCTCGACCAACCAGTTCTTCGTCAGCCGGAAGATCTACCGTGACGACGAGTGGAAGCGGAACAAGCTCGACGCGATCTCGCACCTGATCCGCGGTGCGCTGCGGGCCAACGACGTGGTCGAGCTGCGCGTGGTGGCCGATAAGCCCCTGTCCCTGGAAGAGATCCTCGGACCCGACGCCAGAGTGGTCTCGGCGTCCGATGCCGTCAACGGACAGGGTTTCACCGCCACCGTCACGCTGCCCCGGGCCTCCGTGCCCTACGCCCTGCCCGCGGTGATCGCCGCCGGTGCGACCGACGCCTGGGTCTCACCGATGTCGATCTACTACAGCCACGAGGCCGACGCGACCTCGAAGGCGGCGGCGGAAGCCCGTAACGCCAGCGCCAGCCTCCCCCTGGCTCCCGTGTCCCCGGGCACCGGCCTGGCCTAGGCACACCCTTACCCCTCCGTGATCATGCAATGTGTCCCCGGAGTTCCAGAACGCTGGAGACACTTTGCATGATCACGAACAAGGGGTTGGGGAGGGTTTACAGGCGCGGGTCGACCGGCTCGGACTCCAGGGCCAGCACTGCGAAGACCGCCTCGTGCACGCGCCACAGCGGGTCGCCCGCGGCCACCCGTTCCAGGGATTCCAGGCCCAGCGCGTACTCCCGCAGGGCTGCTGACCGTTTACGGCCCACTGCACGGGACTTCAGCCGGCTCAGGTTCTCGTCCAGCAGGTAGTCGGGGCCGTAGATGATGCGCAGGTACTCCTTCCCGCGCACCTTCAGACCGGGCTGCACCAGGCCGCGTTTGGTCCGGGTCAGGTTGGCCAGGGGTTTGACCACCATGCCCTCACCGCCCTTCCCGGTCAGTTCCTCCCACCAGGTCACGGCCTCGGCCACGGCGTTCTCGTCCGAGGGGTCGAGCACCGTGCGGGCGGTGGTCAGGAACAGCGGGTCGGCGGCCACCAACCGGTCGGCCAGGGCCAGGTGCCAGAGGTGGTCGCGGTCGTGGAAGGTTTTTCCCTCGGCGGCGAGCACCTGGAACGGCGCGATCCGCACGCCCTCCAGGCCGTCGGTCGGCCAGACGTACCGCCGGTACGCCTGACGGAACGCCGTGGCCGCCTCCCGCCGCGCGGTGGTGTGGTTGCGCAGTTCCAGGAGCGACGGAACCCGTTGGGCCGCAGCGGTCAGTGCCTTCACGGCCAGGGGCAGCGAGGCTCCGGCAGCGGCGCCGACCGCGGCGTACTGCTGGCGGATCAGGTCGCCCGCCTTCAGCGACCAGGGCAGGATCTCGGTGTCGAGCAGCAGCCACCCGGTCTCCAGCTCGTTCCAGATCCCGGTGCTCTCCAGGGCCGAACGCACCCTTGCCAGCAGGGTTTCGGTGTCGGGATCGGAGAAGAACGGACGCCCGGTGCGGGTGTGGATCACACCGGTGCGGTCGTCGGGGAACCCGAAGCGGGCGGCGGCCACGCCGGCGTCGCGGCAGAGGAGCACCACGGCCCGCGAGCCCATGTGTTTCTCCTCGCAGATCACCTCCGGCACGCCCTCCTTGGCGTAGGCGGCGAAGGCCTCGGCGGGATGCTCCAGCAGCCCGGGCCGGTTGCTCGTCGGCGTCGGGGCCATGGTCGGCGGCAGGTGCAGCAGCCGGCGCGGGTCGATCGCGTAGCGGCTCATCACCTCCAGGGCGCCGGCCGCGTTCTCGGCCGTGACCGTCACCCGGCCGTGGTGCCGGGTCTCTACCGACCGCTTGCCGGAAACGTCGGCGAGGGTCAGAAGATCGGGGTCCCGGGTGGCGGCCGGGGCCGCCGGGGCGGCCAGGGGTCGCGCCGGTTCGTACCAGACCTGCTCGGCCGGCACGCTGACGATCTCCTTCTCCGGATAACGCAGCGCGGTCAGGCTTCCCCCGAACGCGCACCCGGTGTCCAGGCAGAGCGTGTTGTTGACCCACTCCGGTACGACGGTCGGTGTGTGCCCGTAGAGCACCATGGCCCGGCCGCGGTAGTCGTTCGCCCACGGGTACCGCACCGGCAGGCCGTAGCTGTCGGTCTCGCCGGTGGTGTCGCCGTACATCGCGAAACTCCGCACCCGGCCCGAGGCCCGGCCGTGATAGGCCTCTTTCAGCCCGGCGTGGGCCACCACCAGCCGGCCGCCGTCGAGCACGTAGTGCGCGACCAGGTGGTCGCAGAAGCTCGCGACCTTCGCCCGGAACTCCGGCGTCTGCGTCTCGAGCTGGGCCATGGTGCGCTCCAGCCCGTGCGTGAGTTTCACGTTGCGCCC
The Kineosporia sp. NBRC 101731 genome window above contains:
- a CDS encoding polynucleotide kinase-phosphatase translates to MTDHHLTIPDTCLVVLVGVSGSGKSTFAAAKFGRYEVLSSDFCRGLVSNDENSQDATADAFDVLHHIAGKRLAAGRLTVVDATNVQKESRASLLKLARDHDVLPVAIVLDMPQEVCLERNAARSDRSFGDRVIHRQADQLQRSIKGLRREGFRRVHVLDTPEKAAAAVIVREPLLNDLRTRTGPFDVIGDVHGCRSELESLLGKLGYGVVLDPDGNPVDAVPPAGRTAVFVGDLVDRGPDSPGVLRLVMGMIESGHALCVSGNHEHKLVRALSGRNVKLTHGLERTMAQLETQTPEFRAKVASFCDHLVAHYVLDGGRLVVAHAGLKEAYHGRASGRVRSFAMYGDTTGETDSYGLPVRYPWANDYRGRAMVLYGHTPTVVPEWVNNTLCLDTGCAFGGSLTALRYPEKEIVSVPAEQVWYEPARPLAAPAAPAATRDPDLLTLADVSGKRSVETRHHGRVTVTAENAAGALEVMSRYAIDPRRLLHLPPTMAPTPTSNRPGLLEHPAEAFAAYAKEGVPEVICEEKHMGSRAVVLLCRDAGVAAARFGFPDDRTGVIHTRTGRPFFSDPDTETLLARVRSALESTGIWNELETGWLLLDTEILPWSLKAGDLIRQQYAAVGAAAGASLPLAVKALTAAAQRVPSLLELRNHTTARREAATAFRQAYRRYVWPTDGLEGVRIAPFQVLAAEGKTFHDRDHLWHLALADRLVAADPLFLTTARTVLDPSDENAVAEAVTWWEELTGKGGEGMVVKPLANLTRTKRGLVQPGLKVRGKEYLRIIYGPDYLLDENLSRLKSRAVGRKRSAALREYALGLESLERVAAGDPLWRVHEAVFAVLALESEPVDPRL
- a CDS encoding M15 family metallopeptidase; the encoded protein is MGTREDVYQLLEEKMLKYTDYAEVPVIEVDEVVLFEAVPQQGVLRVEHIDAEMSELTGRVIYVRRPVVDMLYAAGQELKSLDRSLTLRVVYGFRALEVQTRLFDEAKESLRQQYPDENELIEAAHRHVAVPSVAGYPTGGAVAVELLRDGDPVDMGTPVMEADRDAFTFSPFVSREAWEYRQLLRRAMMAAGFAPFDGEWWHFSYGDKEWARYYRRPGALYDQVSFADAQKVDPDADLAL
- the hisS gene encoding histidine--tRNA ligase; translated protein: MTGLVRPQNLRGFRDLLPEEMLLRNEVVARITRVYQSYGFVPLDTPVLESLPTLLGSGGEEADKQIFVVRENTKPVVAEGEAASVEVGMRFDLTVPFARVIAQYAPQQIKLPFRRYHVGPVFRADDPQPEQGRFRQFTQLDADIAGSSTVAADAEIVAVMSAAFDSLGLEASTGYVVRVNNRKLVDAFLAGVGIEDFETARHVLRVLDKADKITPEALRAELGEGRFDVSGDRIRGVGLAAEEIDALLVFVSVGKDTRVETLDALEALLPSTDQAQAAVAEVREFLSHLDALGVSEASVQLDPSLARGLAYYTGTVYEATLVGAGVGSVGGGGRYDGLVSRFSDDPVAAVGVSIGIDRLVTGLANLGVEFGTARTTADVVVLVMPKVEPAEATRVAAELRAAGVNTELYVGESVGKVGKQLAYANAQGFRAAVMIGGNEVKDGTVTVKNLQAGAESRAAIADNSEYRAAKSAGQMTVPRGELISVVRDILGDTSEENS
- the hisG gene encoding ATP phosphoribosyltransferase encodes the protein MSDRQITLGIPKGSLQQSTLGIFERVGLQFTGGSRTLWLSSNDPEIVPVLLKPQEIPIYVKSGRLDAGLSGRDWIVEQDVLQDIAVKAELPFSRQTSRPIRWVLAVPQSSSIKTVEDLRAECDRRRLAGDPFVISTELTRISRMWLARQGVDAHVEFSWGATEAKAEYFADAIIEGVETGNSLRANHLREVAEVFSSTNQFFVSRKIYRDDEWKRNKLDAISHLIRGALRANDVVELRVVADKPLSLEEILGPDARVVSASDAVNGQGFTATVTLPRASVPYALPAVIAAGATDAWVSPMSIYYSHEADATSKAAAEARNASASLPLAPVSPGTGLA